The Gemmatimonadaceae bacterium genomic sequence TGCTGCTGATCCTGGTCGCGGCGCCGCTGCTCGCGTTAGGCGAGCCGCTCTTGCCGGCGCTGTGGGCGCTGCCCTACCGGCGACGCCTCGCGCTCGGCCGGTGGTGGCGCGCGTCGCCCCGCGCCCGGCGCGCGGCGTGGGCGGGAGGCGATCCGTTAGGCGTATGGCTCGCGAACCTCGCGGTGCTATGGTTCTGGCACCTGCCGGGCCCGTACCTCGCCGCGTTGGGCGATGAGCGGCTGCACGCCCTCGAGCACCTGAGCTTTCTGGTGTCCGCCTTTCTCTTCTGGTGGGTCGTGTTCCAACCCATCGGCCGGCGGCGGCTCGCCCACGGCGGCGCCGTGGTCTATCTGGCCCTCACGCTCATGCAGAGCGGCGCGCTCGGCGCCATCCTCGCGTTCGCGCGCAGTGGATGGTACCCGCCGCACGCCCCCGGTGCTGCCGCGTGGCACATCACACTGCTCGAGGACCAGCAACTCGCGGGACTGATCATGTCCGTCCCGGCGTCGCTCGTGTACATCGGCGTTGCGCTCGCGCTCGCCGCTCAGTGGTTCATACTCGATCCGTCGCCGCGCCGGCGCCGCCGGCTCTCGCCAGGTTAGGCGACTACTTCCGCTTCTTCGGCACCTTGGCGCCCTTCTTCCGCGCCTCGGACAATCCGATCGCGATCGCCTGCTTGCGGCTCTTCACCTTTCCGCCGTGGCCCGACTTTCCGCGCTTCAGCGTCCCCTTCTTCCGGCGGTGCATCGCGCTCTTCACGCTCTTCGACGCGCCCTTACTGTACTTGCGCGAGCTGTGCTTTTTTCGCGAATGCTTTTTGCGCGCGGCCATGTCGCTCTCCTGTGTCGAAAGAATCGCATGTCCTTGCCTGCATGCACGCTGGCGCAAGCACCGGGCCATGAGCGGCCGCATGAGTGAACGCTGCCTGCGATAACGCCGAAATAGCGCCTGGATAACGCCACTCGGTTAGATCGCGCGTGTCGCGACCCGTGCACATGCGCTTCCCGCCTGGCACTGCCGGTCGCACCCCACTCCGATGGTCGTTCACTGCCAGCGCGACGAGGCGCCCATGTTCATCATGAAACGCGCAGCCCTGATGCTGCTTGCTGTCGCACCCTCGAGCAGACTCGCTGCCCAAAGCGGATCCGCTCCCCCCGAGACGCGCACGTATTTCATCGCCGCCGACAACGTGTCCTGGGATTACGTGCCCGGCGGCCGCGACGAGATCACCGGACAGCCGTACGCAGACACGGCCTTCTTCGCGAAGGGCAAGCCGCGTCCGGTTAGTACCATCTACAAGAAAGTCCTCTATCGCGAGTACACCGACAGCACGTTCCGCACGCTCAAGCCCAGGCCGGCCGAGTGGCAACATCTCGGATTCCTCGGGCCGCTCATCCGCGGCGTCGTGGGCGACACGATCCGCGTCGTGTTCCGGAACAATGCCCAACGTCCGTACAGCATCCACCCGCACGGCGTGTTCTACCAGAAAAGCGCGGAAGGCGTGCCGTACAATGATGGGACGAGCGGGAGCGACAAAGCCGATGATGGCGTCGCACCGGGCGCGACGTTCACCTACCTCTGGATCGTTCCCGATCGCGCGGGCCCTGGGCCGATGGACCCGAGCTCCGTGATGTGGATGTACCACTCGCACGTGGACGAAGTGCGCGACATCAACACCGGGCTCTTCGGTCCGATGATCATCACCGCGCGCGGCAAGGCACGTCCCGATGGTTCGCCTAACGACGTCGACCGCGAGATCGTCGCGTCGTTCATGCAGGTCGAAGAGCAGAGCAGTTGGATCGAGAACAAACCGTTCGGGCCCCGCTTCACGATGGACTCGCTCGGCGCCTTGGGCCCGATTGGCAACCCGCACCTGCAACAAGACA encodes the following:
- a CDS encoding DUF6496 domain-containing protein; protein product: MAARKKHSRKKHSSRKYSKGASKSVKSAMHRRKKGTLKRGKSGHGGKVKSRKQAIAIGLSEARKKGAKVPKKRK
- a CDS encoding multicopper oxidase domain-containing protein, translating into MFIMKRAALMLLAVAPSSRLAAQSGSAPPETRTYFIAADNVSWDYVPGGRDEITGQPYADTAFFAKGKPRPVSTIYKKVLYREYTDSTFRTLKPRPAEWQHLGFLGPLIRGVVGDTIRVVFRNNAQRPYSIHPHGVFYQKSAEGVPYNDGTSGSDKADDGVAPGATFTYLWIVPDRAGPGPMDPSSVMWMYHSHVDEVRDINTGLFGPMIITARGKARPDGSPNDVDREIVASFMQVEEQSSWIENKPFGPRFTMDSLGALGPIGNPHLQQDIYPWFVKFTINGFVHGSMPLADLTIKKGQRVRWYLMASTNDFDFHAPHWHGNTVVLNGMRTDVAQLAMMQMVSADMIPDDVGTWLFHCHVSFHNEEGMAVRYRVTP
- a CDS encoding cytochrome c oxidase assembly protein, translating into MITGGSTIVGPGDVWSAWQWTPSIAVPLALCAAWYAIGVRALWRSAGVGHGVSRSQAACFAAGLVTLAIALLSPVDALGETLFSVHMVQHLLLILVAAPLLALGEPLLPALWALPYRRRLALGRWWRASPRARRAAWAGGDPLGVWLANLAVLWFWHLPGPYLAALGDERLHALEHLSFLVSAFLFWWVVFQPIGRRRLAHGGAVVYLALTLMQSGALGAILAFARSGWYPPHAPGAAAWHITLLEDQQLAGLIMSVPASLVYIGVALALAAQWFILDPSPRRRRRLSPG